CACCGCGAGACCGGCACACGCAATGGGTCCGACGACGAAGCCACCTTGTACCGCCGTCACGGTCGTACCCAACCGCGGAACCACGTCGGCGCCGAATTGGTTGAGATCGCCTGAGCCGATGCCCACGTCATTGGCCGACCGCGTATCGCGGAAGCTGTTCAGGTGCGTGATGGACGTGATCGGCGTCGCGTGAGCGAGCGCGGCCCATGCCAGCGTGGTCGACGCGATGAGAGCGGACACGACGAGGGCTCGAAGGAACATGAAAGCCTCCTGGGAGCGGTCGGGTCGGACGCGGCAACCTAGCGCATTCCCCCGAGGTCGTCAAGCAAACCGGCTGCCCTGTAAGGACAGCCGTGCTAGGCTTCCGTCCCGTAGCCCACACCAGCCAGGAGACGCCCGTGTCCGACCGCGACCTGTGCTTCACGCCCGCCACCGCCCTGCAGCGCCTCTACCGCACGCGCAAGGCATCGCCGCTCGAGGTGATGCAGGCGGTGCTCGCGCGCATCGACGCGGTCAATCCGCGGGTGAACGCGTACGTCACGCTGGTCCGCGAGTCGGCTCTGGCCGAGGCGAAGAAGGCGACGGTGGCCCTCGGCCGACGGAGCGCCGCGCTCGGTCCGCTCCACGGCGTCCCGGTCTCGATCAAGGACCTGACGCCGACCAGGGGCATCCGCACCACCTGGGGCTCCAAGATCTTCGAGCACCACGTGCCGGAGGCGGACGCGCTGTACGTCGAGCGGCTGAAGCGCGCCGGGGCCATCGTGGTGGGCAAGACCAACACGCCCGAGTTCGGCGCCGGCGGCAATACCTTCAACGCGGTGTTCGGCGTGACTCGCAATCCGTGGAACACCGCGCTCACGTGCGGGGGCTCGAGCGGGGGCGCCGCGGTCGCCCTCGCCACCGGCATGGGACCGCTCGCACAGGGCTCGGACCTGGGCGGCTCGCTACGCACGCCCGCCGCGTTCTGCGGCGTCGTCGGATTCCGCACGACGCCCGGCTTGATCCCGGTCTACCCGGCCGATCTCGGGTGGGACTCGCTGAGCGTGACGGGGCCGATGGCCCGCACGGTGGGCGACGTCGGGCTCATGCTCGCCGCGATGGCCGGGCCGGACGATCGCGCGCCGCTGTCCTACGAGGTCGACACGCGTCGGTTCACCGCGGCGGTGAAGCGACCGTCGATCAAGGGCTGGCGCGTGGCGTGGAGCCCGGATCTCAACGGGCTGATCCCGGTGGACCACGAAGTCGCCACGGTGGCCGAGGGCGCCACGCGGGTGTTCCGGGCCCTCGGCGCGAAGATCGAGCACGCCTGCCCCGACTTCGGCGAGGCCAACGAGATCGTCCTGGCCACCCGAGGCCTCGGCATGGTCGCCCGCCACGCCGACAAGCTCGCACAGTGGGAGTCGGTCATGCAGAAGGGCCTGGTGTGGAATATCAAGCAGGGGCTGTCGCTCACCCCCGAGCAGATCGGCAACGGCGAGAAGCTGCGCACCCGCCTGTGGCATCGGGTGCGCGAGTTCATGGAGACGCGCGATCTGCTGCTCCTCCCCACCGTGGCGGTCCCGCCCTTCCCGGTGGAGCAGCCGTATCCGACCGAGATCAACGGCAAGCCGCTCGACAACTACACGCAGTGGTTCTTCCTGACCTACGGCATCACCCTGACCAGCCTGCCTGCGATCTCGGTGCCCTGCGGCTTCACGAGGAGCGGGCTGCCGGTCGGGCTGCAGATCGTGGGCCGGCGGCGGCAGGAGGCCGCGGTGCTGCAGGCCGCCGCCGCGTTCGAGGCCGCCGCGCCGTGGGCCGGGCAGATCCCGCCGGTGGTCAGCGGGGCGGCGTGAGGGCTACTGGATACCGATGCCGACCGCGAACAGGTTCATGATGAACGGCAGGTTCCGATTGTTCGGAAAGGCCCGGGCCAGCTTCTTCTCGTCGTAGCGCTCCTCGCGACCCTGCTCGTCCCACGCCTGCGTCAGGACCTGGCGCTCCCGGACGTCGATCTGCGCCCGGCGTCGCCCGCGCTCGTCCCACAGGATCAGGGTGCCGTTGTCCGGGCGGGTGTCACCGGTCATGCTCGGCTGGCCGCCCTCGTACCACGCGCGGATCGAGCCGCGCGGCGTGCCGTCGACGAAGGTCAGCTCGAAGCTCCGGCGCCCGTTGGGATGAAACCCGACCATCGGCCCCTGCCGGATCATCCCGCCCGGCGCGCTCTGCTCGCACCATTGGAACTTCCCGACCTCGGTCTCGGCGCCGCCGAGCTTGGTCCCCGCCGGGCAGGTGATCGACTGCGCCGCCGCCGGCAGCGCGGCCCCGAGCAGGGTCATCGTCCAGAGCGCGGCGGCCAGCCGGATCACGCCGGACCGGTCAGCGCGCGAGCCGCCGCAGCGGAGTGCCGGTGAGGCGGGTGATGATCCACTGCTTGTTCAGGCGGGCGCCGAGCCGCTTGTAGAAGCCGATGGCCGGCCGGTTCCAGTCGAGCACCGCCCACTCCAGCCGGCCGCAGCCGCGCCGGACCGCGATGCGGGCCAGCGCCTTCAGCAAGGCCTTGCCCGCCCCTCCGCCGCGCTCCTCCGGCAGCACGAACAGATCCTCCAGGTAGAGGGTCGGCCGGGCCAGGAACGTGGAGTAGGTGAAGAAGTAGAGCGCGAAGCCGATCGGCCGGCCCTCGCGACGGCAGATGAGGGTCTCGAAGTACCGCCGCGGGCCGAAGCCGTGGGCGCGCACGCGCGCCGGAGTGGCGCGCACCTCGTGAGCGAGCCGCTCGTACTCGGCCAACCCGCGGATCAATCGGAGAATCGTGGGCACGTCGCGCGCGGTGCCGCGCCGGATCACGAGGGAGCGGCGGGCCATCAGGCGACGGTCTGCTGCTGCCAGTAGTGTCCGGGATTGGGCCGCTTGGCCAGGCGGCGCTCCAGCAGCGACACCGCGCGCGCCTGCCGCCCCCGCAGGGCCGCGGCGAGCAGGGTGTCGTGGAAGACCTCCCGCTGCGCGTGGCTGCCGCCGACCTCGATGATGCGCGACTCGACCGGCTCGATGCGCGCCGCGCTCCCCGCGTAGTCGCCGCGGGCGAACGCGTGCAGGCCCTCCATGAGCGGCACCACCACCTCGCCCAGCGTGGGGTTCTTCGACTTCTTGCTGCGCTGGCGCAGCCGCTCGAGCTGCAGCTCCGCGATCGTCCAGTCCCCCGCCGCGGCGAGGGCCATCCCCACGTGCAGATCGTGGAAGAGCAGCAGCGGCATGTCGAGCCAGCGCCGGGCCGCCGCGCCCAGGTGCTCCCACCGCCGCGGGTCGGGATGGCCGAACAGGTCGAGCCGCCACGCGAGCGCGACCGAGTCCTGGAGGTCGGAGGCGATGGCGATGGGACTGCGGCCGAACACGCTCTCGAAGAGCCGGCTCCCTCGCTCGTAGTCGCCCTCGGCCAGGTGGAGGAGCGCCAGGTGCCACAGCAGGTGGTTCTTGAAGTAGCCGAGGTGATCGCACGGATGGATGCGCGCGGGCAGCGCCTCGATGCCGTGGCGGTTGTCGCCGCGCTCGTAGAGCACGTGGGCGATCGCGTGCACGGCCCAGGCGTCGCGCGGGTTCACGCTCAGCGCCGCCTCGGCCAGCGGCAGCGCCTCGTCGAGCCGCCGGTTCTCCTCGAGGGCGAAGGCGTGATAACCGAGGGTGTAGCCGTCGTCGGCCAGGGCCGGGCGCACCGACTCGGTCAGCGCGAGCATCTCGGCGGAGCGGCCCTGCCAGAAGTAGATGTAGTAGAGGCGCTGCATCAGCACCATGTCGCGGGGATGCTCGGCGAGAATCGCCTTCATCAGGGCGATCGCCTCGTTGCTCCGGCCGCCCACGAAGAGGCCGAGGGCCTCCAGATGCCGGCGCTCGCGAGCGGTCAGGCGCGCGGCCTGGGCCGCGCCGAGGGCGGTCGCCTGCTCCATCGCGGCGCGGGCCGCCGGGATCTGCTCGTCGAGATAGAGCGAGACCGCGAGGGCGGCGGCGGCCAGCACGAACTCGGGATCGGCCGTGACGGCCTGGCGGAAGTCGGCGATCGCCTCGGCGCCGAACCCCAGCAGGGCGCGCACGCCGCGGTCGTAGTGGTCCACCGCGACGCGGGACGCGGTGGTGACGGGCAGGCCGTAGGCGTCGCGCAGCACGGCGCTCATCGTAGCAGATGCCGTCTCAGGAACGCGAGCGCGCGCCGCTCGGCCCACGACGACGCGCCGAGCGCGCCGTCGAGGAATCCCACGTGTCCGCCCTGCGTGACGAACTCGGCCTCGAGCCAGGCGGACTGCTCCACCGCGGCGCGGGGCAGGCTCTCGGCCGGCATGAACGGATCGTTCGTCGCGCTGATGAGCAGGGTCGGACGCCGGATCCCCGGGAGGAAGGGGCCGCTGCTGGCCCGCGTCCAGTAGTCGTTCTCGTCGGCGAACCCGTTCAGCGGCGCGGTGAAGAGCCGGTCGTACTCCCGGAACGTGCGGGACCGCAGCACCGCGGGCAGATCGAGGTCTCCGTCGTACAGACCCCGCTTGTCGAGGATCTTCGCCTTCATCGTGCGCAGGAAGCTCCGGGTATAGATCGCGCGATTGAATCCTCGGTCCAGCACCCGCGCGCACGCGGCCAGGTCGAACGGGGTCGAGATCGCCACCGCGGCCGCGATCTCGGGCGGCGCCGCGTCGCCGCGCTCGCCCAGCCACTTCAGGGCGACGTTCCCGCCGAGCGAGATGCCCACCAGGCCGATCGGCCGCGCGTCGTCCCGCTTGCCGAGGCAGTCCACCATCCACTCGAGGTCGGTGGTCTCGCCCGAGTGGTACAGGCGGGCGAGCCGATTGACCTCGCCGCTGCACGAGCGGAAATGCAGCACCGCGGCCCGCCAGCCGAGGCGCCGGGCCCCGAGCAAGAGTCCCCGAGCGTAGTGCGAGCGGGACGAGCCTTCGAGCCCGTGAAGGATCAGGACCAGCGGGGCGTCCGCCGGCGCGCCCTCGAGCCAGTCGAGGTCCAGGAAATCACCGTCGGGGGTCTCCAGCCGCTCGCGGCGCACCGGGGGCCGCCGCCAGTGACGGAACAGCGGCCCCCAGAGCGTCTGGAGGTGCCGGCCGCGATACCAGAACGGAGGGCGGTAGGGCTCGGCGTCGGCGGGCATTTCTCGGCGACCGTCTAGTCCTGTACGGCTCGGTTGGCGGACAACCGTTTACTTCTGTAAGGCTCTGTTCAATGCGGGGGCCCCGAGATGGCCCCCGCACTCCCCCACAGCGGCGGACACCCGTTCACCTCTTCACGGCTCCATTCAATGCGGGGGGCCCGAGATGGCCCCCGCACTCCCCACAGTGGCGGACACCCGTTCACCTCTTCACGGCTCTGTTCAATGCGGGGGCCCCGAAATGGCCCCCGCACTCCCCCACAGTGGCGGACACCCGTTGTCGTTAGGAGCTTTCCTGGCCTTTGAGCAGTAGTTGGACGATGGCGGGGGCGATGGTGCGGGCCCGCGCGTCCAGCTCGGCGTCGGTCAGGTTGGCGATCGGATGCGGCATGGACAGGAACTTGTACTCCGGCACGCCCCACGACTGGGCCATGGCGTGGCCGGTTCCCTCGAACACGTCGGTCACGATGGACGCGGCGGGAATGCCGACCTTCTCGAACACGATTCCGTCGAGCACACTGCCCGACGAGCAGGACCCTCAGTCTCCGATGCCGGCGACGACGACGTCCACGCTCCGGGTGGCGTCGTCGAGGATCTCCTGGTGCGCGGGAACGCCCGCGTTGTGCTTGCGCCACATCCGGGTCTCGGCGGCCCCGTACTCGGTCTTCAGGATGTCGCCGATCTTGTGCAGCAGCTTGTCCGAGTTGAACTTCGTGTTCTCCACCAGCCCGATCCGCTTGCCCTTCAGCGAATCCGGCCGCGGCACGTACGTGAGCGGCTGACGCCGCGGCTCGACCGTGGGGTCGAGGATCTCGAAGCCCGCCATCATGCGCTCCTTTCCTTGATGACCACCGTGACTGCCTCCGACGAGGTGCGGCTGGCCCAGCCCGGGATGTAGCACGAGAACGACCCGGCCCGTCCACCCGCCGCGACTACCAATAGATCGTCCGGCGATTGCACGAGGGGCCGGGTCGCGGTCTCGTCCCCCGCCTTCACCGCTCCCGGCATGCGCGCCGTCCGCTTGAAGTGAGCGATCGTGTTCGTGGTGTTCTCGAAGATGAACTTCCGGATATCGGCCTTGGACCAGTTGTCGGCCGCGATGGTGCGCATGTGCTCACCGGCCAGCACCACGCAGTAGTTGGGCTGCCCGATCTGGCCGGGATAGCGCATGGTGTCGCAGAGAGTGCCCAGCACCCCCGCCGCGGTGCTCGACAGCTGATTGTAGAACTGGATCGGGGCCAGCGCGGCCATCACGGTGACCGCGCTGTCGGTGGGGCGGCAGCCGACGCGCTCCACGTGCAGCGGCGTCCACGGACTCTCCGCCTCGTTCTCCGCCATCACGTAGGTGTAACGGCCCGGATGACCGAAGGTGCCCCGGTCGAGACGGCCCGGCAGCGTCCCGATCACGTTGCGCATCACCAGTCGCACCGCGCGGCCGACCGTGGCGTTGGATCGCCAGCCGGGGGAGAACAGATTGTCACCCGAATTGAAGTCGAGCCGCTTGGCGATGGGCCCGTTGACGATCATGAGGACCGCGGCGCTGCCGGTGGACGTCGCGGGGCCGTGATAGCCCCAGCGCGGATCGGCGATGCCCTCGATGGCCGCGACCACCACCGGCATGTGCTCGGGCAGGCAGCCGGCCATCACCGCGTTGATCGCGACCTTCTCGGCGCTGATCGCCACCTGCCGGTTGGTGACGAACGCGATCTGGGTGTCGGGCTCGAGGGCGGCCGCGTCGAGCATCGCGCGCACCGCCGGCTCGGTGGGCGGCACGACCGGCAGCCCGTCGGTCCAGCCCCGCCGGTAGCAGAGGTCGAGGGCCTGCGTGAAGTCGTCGACGGCATAGCGCTGGGAGCTGATGCGAGCGGTCATGAGCGGCTCCTTCGCGTGGCGAGAATGATCGCGACGCGGACCGGCCTCGGCGCCGCGTTCCCGGACACCGGACGCATGGGCCTCAACGTAGGGCGAAGATCCGGCCCTGTCAAGCATCGCCCCGGGCGCTTGAAACGTCCCGGCCGCGGCCGGAAGATGAAGACATGAACGACCGGCCGCACGTGGTCATCGTGGGCGGCGGCTTCGGCGGCCTGTACGCGGCCTGGGGGCTGGCGCGCCGTCGGGTGCGCGTTACCCTGCTTGACCGGCGCAATCACCATCTCTTCCAGCCCCTCCTCTACCAGGTCGCCACCGCGGCGCTGAATCCCTCCGACATCGCGTCGCCGCTCCGCGCAGTCTTGAGGAAGGCCGCCAACATCACGGTGCTGCTGGCCGAGGTGCAGTCGGTCGATCTGGCCGATCGTCGCCTGAGCCTGGACGAGGGGGAGATGCGCTACGACGCCCTCGTGCTGGCCGCCGGCGCCGGGCACTCCTACTTCGGGCACGACGACTGGGAGCCGCTGGCGCCGAGCCTCAAGACCCTCGAGGACGCGCTCGAGATCCGCCGGCGCGTGCTGCTGGCCTACGAGCTGGCCGAGCGAGAGGGCGACGCCGCCGAGCAAGGCGCCCTGCTCACCTCGGTGGTGGTCGGGGGCGGCCCCACCGGGGTGGAGCTGGCCGGGGCGCTCGCGGAGATTTCTCGGGAGACGATCGCCCGCGATTTCCGGGTGATCGATCCAACGCGGG
The Candidatus Methylomirabilota bacterium genome window above contains:
- a CDS encoding alpha/beta fold hydrolase is translated as MPADAEPYRPPFWYRGRHLQTLWGPLFRHWRRPPVRRERLETPDGDFLDLDWLEGAPADAPLVLILHGLEGSSRSHYARGLLLGARRLGWRAAVLHFRSCSGEVNRLARLYHSGETTDLEWMVDCLGKRDDARPIGLVGISLGGNVALKWLGERGDAAPPEIAAAVAISTPFDLAACARVLDRGFNRAIYTRSFLRTMKAKILDKRGLYDGDLDLPAVLRSRTFREYDRLFTAPLNGFADENDYWTRASSGPFLPGIRRPTLLISATNDPFMPAESLPRAAVEQSAWLEAEFVTQGGHVGFLDGALGASSWAERRALAFLRRHLLR
- a CDS encoding amidase — encoded protein: MSDRDLCFTPATALQRLYRTRKASPLEVMQAVLARIDAVNPRVNAYVTLVRESALAEAKKATVALGRRSAALGPLHGVPVSIKDLTPTRGIRTTWGSKIFEHHVPEADALYVERLKRAGAIVVGKTNTPEFGAGGNTFNAVFGVTRNPWNTALTCGGSSGGAAVALATGMGPLAQGSDLGGSLRTPAAFCGVVGFRTTPGLIPVYPADLGWDSLSVTGPMARTVGDVGLMLAAMAGPDDRAPLSYEVDTRRFTAAVKRPSIKGWRVAWSPDLNGLIPVDHEVATVAEGATRVFRALGAKIEHACPDFGEANEIVLATRGLGMVARHADKLAQWESVMQKGLVWNIKQGLSLTPEQIGNGEKLRTRLWHRVREFMETRDLLLLPTVAVPPFPVEQPYPTEINGKPLDNYTQWFFLTYGITLTSLPAISVPCGFTRSGLPVGLQIVGRRRQEAAVLQAAAAFEAAAPWAGQIPPVVSGAA
- a CDS encoding GNAT family N-acetyltransferase, translated to MARRSLVIRRGTARDVPTILRLIRGLAEYERLAHEVRATPARVRAHGFGPRRYFETLICRREGRPIGFALYFFTYSTFLARPTLYLEDLFVLPEERGGGAGKALLKALARIAVRRGCGRLEWAVLDWNRPAIGFYKRLGARLNKQWIITRLTGTPLRRLAR